One Microbacterium keratanolyticum DNA window includes the following coding sequences:
- the greA gene encoding transcription elongation factor GreA: protein MSNDAQVPFLTQEAYDRLASELEMLSTTGRDEIAKRIEAAREEGDLKENGGYHAAKDEQGKQEARIRTLEHLLKTAKVGEAPESRGIVEPGTVVTAIVAGGEETFLLGSREIAAGDDLDVYSEASPLGTAIMGLKVGDKTAYEAPNGRSIAVEVLKVDTYAG from the coding sequence GTGTCCAACGACGCCCAGGTTCCCTTCCTTACGCAGGAAGCGTACGACCGACTCGCCAGCGAGTTGGAGATGCTTTCGACGACCGGTCGCGATGAGATCGCCAAGCGCATCGAGGCTGCCCGTGAAGAGGGCGACCTCAAGGAGAACGGCGGCTATCATGCCGCGAAAGACGAGCAGGGCAAGCAGGAGGCGCGCATCCGCACGCTGGAGCACCTGCTGAAGACGGCGAAGGTGGGCGAGGCTCCCGAGAGCCGCGGCATCGTCGAGCCCGGAACGGTCGTCACGGCGATCGTCGCCGGTGGCGAAGAGACATTCCTCCTCGGCAGCCGCGAGATCGCCGCCGGCGACGATCTCGATGTCTACAGCGAGGCGAGCCCGCTCGGCACCGCGATTATGGGACTCAAGGTCGGCGACAAAACCGCCTACGAGGCACCCAACGGGCGTTCGATCGCCGTCGAGGTGCTGAAGGTCGACACCTACGCGGGCTGA
- a CDS encoding D-arabinono-1,4-lactone oxidase has translation MTQIGGTWQNWGRSASVRPQRVERPRSPEGVQRAVVAAAAQGLRIKAVGAGHSFTGIAVAPDVLLELDELQGLSRVDEQRGRVTLLAGTRLHRIPALLAPYGLAMENLGDIDRQSIAGAISTGTHGTGAGFGGISTQVVGATLITAAGDFLTIDETQNAELLPAVALGLGALGILVDVTLQCVPAFVMHAIDQPAPLDDVLATLNDRVAASDHFEFYWFPHTEVALTKRQDRLPESTVRAPLPVVGKWVDETLLSNGIYRAVCAAGVVVPAITPAFSRLAVKLTGDREYTDHSHRVFTQHRNVRFREMEYALPVENVVPAFRAVQALIRKHGWRIEFPIEVRFAKSDDIWLSTAHGRESAYIAVHRYWRHDPRAYFDAVEQVMLEHGGRPHWGKLHSIGASELRGRYPRFDDFVALRDRMDPERRFGNRYLTRVLGE, from the coding sequence ATGACGCAGATCGGCGGAACCTGGCAGAACTGGGGCCGCTCGGCGTCGGTGCGCCCGCAGCGGGTGGAGCGTCCCCGGAGCCCCGAGGGCGTCCAGCGTGCCGTGGTGGCCGCAGCCGCGCAGGGCCTGCGGATCAAAGCGGTCGGCGCAGGGCACAGCTTCACCGGGATCGCGGTCGCGCCCGACGTGCTGCTGGAACTCGATGAACTGCAGGGGCTGTCGCGGGTTGATGAGCAACGCGGACGGGTCACCCTCCTAGCCGGAACGCGTCTGCATCGCATCCCCGCGCTGCTCGCCCCGTACGGTCTGGCCATGGAGAACCTCGGCGACATCGACCGGCAGTCGATCGCCGGGGCGATCTCGACCGGCACGCACGGCACCGGGGCCGGGTTCGGTGGCATCTCGACGCAGGTCGTCGGGGCGACGCTCATCACGGCGGCGGGCGACTTTCTCACGATCGACGAGACCCAGAACGCCGAACTGCTGCCGGCGGTGGCGCTCGGGCTCGGAGCGCTCGGGATCCTGGTCGACGTCACACTGCAGTGCGTCCCCGCGTTCGTCATGCATGCGATCGATCAGCCGGCGCCGCTCGACGACGTGCTCGCAACGCTGAATGATCGTGTGGCGGCATCTGATCATTTCGAGTTCTACTGGTTCCCGCACACCGAGGTCGCCCTGACCAAGCGTCAGGACCGGCTCCCGGAATCGACTGTTCGCGCACCGCTCCCGGTCGTCGGCAAGTGGGTGGATGAGACGTTGCTGTCCAACGGAATCTACCGCGCGGTCTGCGCAGCAGGGGTGGTGGTCCCCGCCATCACGCCTGCGTTCAGCCGCCTTGCCGTGAAGCTCACAGGAGACCGCGAGTACACCGACCATTCGCATCGGGTTTTCACACAGCACCGGAACGTCCGGTTCCGCGAGATGGAGTACGCGCTGCCGGTGGAGAACGTGGTCCCCGCGTTTCGAGCGGTGCAGGCCCTCATCCGGAAGCACGGATGGCGGATCGAGTTCCCGATCGAAGTTCGCTTCGCGAAGAGCGATGACATCTGGCTGTCGACGGCCCACGGCCGCGAGAGCGCATACATCGCTGTGCACCGCTACTGGCGGCACGATCCCCGGGCGTACTTCGATGCCGTCGAGCAGGTCATGCTCGAGCACGGCGGACGTCCGCACTGGGGCAAGCTGCATTCGATCGGCGCATCTGAACTTCGCGGGCGCTATCCGCGCTTTGATGATTTCGTCGCGCTGCGGGACCGGATGGATCCGGAGCGCCGCTTTGGAAACCGCTACCTCACTCGTGTCCTGGGTGAGTAG
- a CDS encoding S8 family serine peptidase — translation MRARRLHTRFFAALGVLTVSFTLFAATPSPAPTIPDKPSDPTRAQEYWLDGARIREAWKTTRGAGVTIAVIDTGIARGPAAFAGAVTDGTDVSGNGSADGRTPLGPIDSDHGSRVASLAAGRGAPDGTGMIGVAPEANLLSISLGFGASATVPFTTQVAEAIIWAVDNGADVINLSFTMNTLGWDPSWDKAFLHAFENDVVVVVAAGNRGSGTTVVGAPATIPGVLTVGGVDQHGTASQSASTQGITIAVSAPSEGLLGVTAAGTVERWNGTSGAAPIVSGIVALVRAAHPDMDAANVINRVISTARPAPAATSVPDPLYGFGLVDAAAAVSAEVPTVEENPLGSLAEWVHLHRRAPSEPVPVPTSAPVALPPVPQADQPTKADSPLIPTLETLTYGTLPLLALTAAGILIALGVTAAARRIRLARDRRTSAQ, via the coding sequence ATGAGAGCACGACGACTGCACACGCGGTTCTTCGCCGCGCTCGGCGTGCTCACCGTCTCGTTCACGCTGTTCGCCGCGACACCCAGCCCCGCACCGACGATCCCGGACAAGCCGAGCGACCCGACCCGTGCGCAGGAGTACTGGCTCGACGGCGCGCGCATCCGCGAGGCATGGAAGACGACCCGCGGTGCGGGAGTGACGATCGCGGTCATCGACACGGGGATCGCCCGGGGCCCGGCGGCTTTCGCAGGTGCGGTCACGGACGGGACGGATGTCTCGGGCAACGGCTCCGCGGACGGTCGGACGCCACTCGGGCCGATCGACAGCGACCATGGGTCGCGGGTGGCGTCTCTCGCTGCCGGCCGCGGTGCGCCGGATGGCACCGGCATGATCGGTGTCGCTCCGGAGGCCAATCTGCTCTCGATCTCGCTCGGCTTCGGTGCCTCCGCCACCGTGCCCTTCACCACGCAGGTGGCCGAGGCGATCATCTGGGCGGTCGACAACGGCGCCGATGTGATCAACCTCTCGTTCACGATGAACACGCTCGGCTGGGATCCCAGTTGGGACAAGGCGTTCCTGCATGCGTTCGAGAACGACGTGGTCGTCGTTGTCGCCGCCGGGAACCGCGGGAGCGGCACGACTGTGGTCGGCGCGCCCGCCACGATCCCGGGTGTGCTCACCGTGGGCGGCGTCGACCAGCACGGCACCGCGAGCCAGTCGGCGTCGACACAGGGAATCACGATCGCCGTCTCTGCGCCCAGCGAAGGACTGCTGGGCGTGACGGCGGCGGGCACCGTCGAACGCTGGAACGGAACCAGTGGTGCCGCCCCGATCGTGTCGGGCATCGTCGCACTCGTGCGTGCCGCGCACCCCGATATGGACGCCGCGAACGTCATAAACCGCGTTATCTCGACGGCGCGGCCCGCTCCTGCGGCGACCAGCGTGCCTGACCCGCTGTACGGATTCGGTCTCGTCGACGCGGCCGCGGCGGTCAGCGCCGAGGTGCCGACGGTCGAGGAGAATCCGCTGGGAAGTCTCGCTGAATGGGTGCATCTGCACCGTCGGGCCCCCTCGGAACCGGTTCCCGTGCCGACGTCTGCCCCCGTCGCTCTGCCGCCTGTTCCGCAGGCGGACCAGCCGACGAAAGCCGACAGCCCCCTCATTCCCACCCTTGAGACATTGACATATGGCACACTTCCGCTCTTGGCACTCACCGCGGCTGGTATTCTTATAGCGCTTGGCGTCACTGCAGCTGCCCGGCGCATCCGATTGGCGCGCGATCGACGCACGTCTGCCCAATGA
- a CDS encoding AI-2E family transporter, which translates to MTEENRPRVRDLFRMRTVSGEVEQSLPSGLRIATAYAWRLLIIAAAIGVVIWLVIQLKYLVIPLLIGLLIAALLWPAFEALQRRRVPKWLAIVIVVVGTIAIVAGLLWLVIWQIVQQADDVRTRTVQALDEFQNFLVTGPLQLSAEEIQGYIEQGLALLQEQAQLLWSGALAIGSTFGHVVTGGLLALFILLCILADGAGIWRWTVRLFPRDARPAIDSAARNGWRTVVNYARTQMLVATIDAVGIGLGAFLLGVPLAIPVAVLVFLGSFVPIVGAVLTGTLAVFLALVYNGPWIALWMLVVVLGVQQLEGHVLQPILMGSAVKVHPLAVVLVVAGGAMIAGIPGALFAVPLAAFVNVVAVTLSSGAWRTGAPPPGDLIWSTVPRTRKDAR; encoded by the coding sequence ATGACAGAAGAGAATCGTCCTCGCGTGCGTGATCTCTTCCGCATGCGCACCGTCTCCGGCGAAGTCGAGCAGTCGCTTCCTTCAGGGCTTCGCATCGCCACGGCCTACGCCTGGCGGCTCCTGATCATCGCCGCCGCGATCGGCGTCGTCATCTGGCTGGTGATCCAGCTCAAGTATCTGGTGATTCCGCTCCTGATCGGCCTGCTCATCGCCGCACTGCTGTGGCCCGCATTCGAGGCGCTGCAACGTCGACGCGTACCCAAGTGGCTTGCGATCGTGATCGTGGTGGTGGGAACCATCGCCATCGTCGCCGGACTCCTCTGGCTCGTGATCTGGCAGATCGTGCAGCAGGCGGACGACGTGCGCACGCGCACCGTGCAGGCGCTGGATGAGTTCCAGAACTTCCTTGTCACGGGCCCGCTTCAGCTGTCCGCAGAAGAGATCCAGGGCTACATCGAGCAGGGGCTGGCGCTTCTCCAAGAACAGGCGCAGCTGTTGTGGAGCGGGGCCCTTGCGATCGGGTCCACCTTCGGACACGTCGTCACCGGCGGCCTGCTGGCTCTGTTCATTCTGCTCTGCATCCTCGCGGATGGTGCCGGAATCTGGCGGTGGACGGTACGTCTCTTCCCCCGCGACGCGCGCCCCGCGATCGACTCCGCAGCACGCAACGGCTGGCGCACCGTCGTGAACTACGCACGCACCCAGATGCTCGTCGCCACGATCGATGCGGTCGGCATCGGACTCGGCGCGTTCCTTCTCGGAGTCCCGCTGGCGATCCCCGTCGCCGTCCTCGTCTTCCTCGGCTCCTTCGTGCCCATCGTCGGTGCCGTGCTCACCGGAACGCTCGCCGTGTTCCTCGCACTCGTCTACAACGGACCATGGATCGCCCTGTGGATGCTGGTCGTCGTCCTCGGCGTGCAGCAGCTCGAGGGCCACGTCCTGCAGCCCATCCTCATGGGCTCGGCCGTGAAGGTGCACCCACTCGCCGTCGTCCTCGTCGTCGCCGGCGGTGCGATGATCGCCGGTATTCCCGGCGCGCTGTTCGCCGTGCCTCTCGCCGCGTTCGTGAATGTCGTCGCCGTCACCCTCAGCAGTGGCGCCTGGCGTACCGGAGCCCCACCGCCTGGGGACCTCATCTGGAGCACCGTGCCGCGCACGAGAAAGGACGCTCGTTGA
- a CDS encoding winged helix-turn-helix domain-containing protein: protein MTDSLSAAEARRMTLGAQGFSRRRPPAPQVRHLHTAMHRLGVLQIDSVNVFARAHYMPLYARLGAYDPSLLDRTFLSGGGRYVEYLAHEATFVPVADWALWDFRMQDYRRRYGHAWLEGDNARTLAWVRDELAARGPSRPVDIRGDAPKNRGPWWDWDEVKHALEHLWRIGEVAIAGRQGFERRYALAADVIPSAAQTPPVPRADAIRELVQRAARSLGVATQSDLADYYRIKDRPLVQQALRDLTDEGTLIPTVVRGWEKGGRPLPAWRHRDAALPRRIDAASVLSPFDPVVWFRERALRLYGLDYRIEIYVPAHLRRYGYYSLPVLVGDRIVARVDLKADRATSTLQVQSAWWEPSAKPATDAPAIATELLTAARWQQLEHVSVSRWGDAADDLARMLDGHTAHLGSFARHEHPRAERALPETATRPAAEATGRVK, encoded by the coding sequence GTGACGGATTCTCTCTCAGCCGCAGAGGCGCGGCGCATGACTCTGGGCGCCCAAGGGTTCTCCCGCCGCCGTCCCCCCGCACCTCAGGTGCGACACCTGCACACCGCGATGCACCGGCTCGGTGTCCTGCAGATCGACTCGGTCAACGTCTTCGCACGCGCACACTACATGCCGCTCTATGCCCGTCTGGGCGCATACGATCCGTCGCTGCTCGACCGCACGTTCCTGTCCGGCGGAGGGCGTTACGTCGAGTACCTCGCACACGAGGCGACGTTCGTTCCCGTTGCAGACTGGGCGCTCTGGGACTTCCGCATGCAGGACTATCGGCGGCGCTACGGCCACGCCTGGCTCGAAGGCGACAACGCACGCACGCTCGCGTGGGTGCGCGACGAACTGGCTGCGCGCGGCCCCTCGCGGCCGGTCGACATTCGCGGTGACGCCCCGAAGAACCGCGGCCCCTGGTGGGACTGGGATGAGGTCAAGCACGCGCTCGAGCACCTCTGGCGCATCGGCGAGGTGGCGATCGCTGGACGACAGGGTTTCGAACGTCGCTACGCGCTCGCGGCGGATGTGATCCCGTCTGCGGCGCAGACTCCACCCGTGCCCCGCGCTGACGCGATCCGCGAGCTCGTTCAGCGTGCCGCGCGCTCCCTGGGGGTGGCTACGCAGAGCGACCTCGCCGACTACTACCGCATCAAAGACCGTCCGCTGGTACAGCAGGCGCTGCGCGACCTCACCGACGAGGGAACGCTCATTCCGACCGTCGTTCGCGGGTGGGAGAAGGGCGGACGCCCACTCCCCGCCTGGCGCCACAGAGACGCGGCCCTCCCCCGGCGCATCGATGCAGCGAGCGTGCTCTCTCCGTTCGACCCCGTCGTGTGGTTCCGAGAGCGAGCGCTGCGGCTCTACGGACTCGACTACCGCATCGAGATCTACGTTCCCGCACATCTGCGACGCTACGGCTACTACTCGCTTCCGGTTCTCGTCGGCGACCGCATCGTCGCCCGCGTCGACCTGAAGGCGGATCGCGCGACCTCGACGCTGCAGGTGCAGTCTGCGTGGTGGGAGCCGAGCGCGAAACCCGCCACGGACGCGCCCGCGATCGCCACCGAGCTGCTCACCGCCGCACGCTGGCAGCAGCTGGAGCATGTGTCGGTGTCGCGGTGGGGCGACGCTGCAGACGATCTCGCCCGCATGCTGGACGGCCACACCGCGCATCTCGGATCCTTCGCTCGGCACGAGCATCCGCGTGCCGAGCGCGCCCTTCCTGAGACAGCAACGCGCCCCGCGGCCGAAGCCACGGGGCGCGTGAAGTGA
- a CDS encoding alanine racemase encodes MLDLTADQSHTDHGRSGAPRPDRHAWDDPARWWPRLTAATGHLPAPVAVIDLDALRFNAMDMVVRSGGLPLRVATKSVRVRSVIDAVLRVPGYQGLLCFTLDEALWLSEWHDDIVLGYPTADRAGLARLMADEQAASRITLMIDSLEQLDFIDEIVPPQQRPRLRVAIDADASWRSAALGHIGVYRSPLHSVADVAAFARKLTEREGFQLVGVQMYEAQIAGQGDQTGASDALIRFVQSRSKEELRERRAGIVQALTALVPLEFINGGGTGSLEYTGADEVLTEASAGSGLLAGHLFDGYRSFQPAPATAFAFDVVRRPASDIATVLGGGWIASGPAETSRQPRPVWPAGLRTMPREAAGEVQTPLQGASAADLRVGDRTWWRHAKSGEPAERITHYHLIDGSEIVDELLTYRGEGKAFL; translated from the coding sequence GTGCTCGACCTCACCGCCGACCAGAGCCACACCGATCACGGCCGCTCCGGTGCCCCACGTCCTGACCGACATGCCTGGGATGATCCTGCCCGCTGGTGGCCTCGTCTCACAGCCGCCACGGGGCATCTGCCCGCGCCCGTGGCCGTCATCGATCTCGATGCCCTGCGCTTCAACGCCATGGACATGGTCGTGCGCTCGGGCGGGCTGCCACTGCGGGTGGCGACGAAGTCCGTGCGCGTGCGCAGCGTGATCGACGCGGTGTTGCGCGTTCCCGGATACCAGGGACTGCTCTGCTTCACGCTGGACGAGGCGCTCTGGCTGTCGGAGTGGCACGACGACATCGTGCTCGGATACCCGACGGCCGATCGCGCGGGTCTCGCCCGACTCATGGCGGATGAGCAGGCGGCGAGCCGGATCACGCTGATGATCGACAGCCTGGAGCAGCTGGATTTCATCGACGAGATCGTTCCCCCGCAGCAACGACCGCGATTGCGCGTTGCGATCGACGCGGATGCGTCATGGCGTTCCGCCGCACTCGGTCACATCGGCGTCTACCGCTCGCCTCTGCATTCGGTTGCGGACGTGGCGGCCTTCGCGCGAAAGCTCACCGAGCGTGAGGGCTTCCAACTCGTGGGCGTCCAGATGTACGAGGCGCAGATCGCCGGTCAGGGCGACCAGACCGGAGCATCCGATGCGCTCATCCGTTTCGTGCAGTCGCGCTCGAAAGAGGAACTGCGCGAGCGTCGTGCCGGGATCGTGCAGGCGCTGACCGCGCTCGTGCCGCTGGAGTTCATCAACGGCGGGGGCACCGGCTCGCTCGAGTACACCGGCGCCGACGAGGTGCTGACCGAGGCGAGCGCGGGCAGTGGGCTCCTCGCCGGTCACCTCTTCGACGGATATCGTTCGTTCCAGCCGGCCCCAGCGACGGCGTTCGCCTTCGACGTCGTGCGCCGACCGGCATCCGACATCGCGACCGTGCTGGGAGGCGGTTGGATCGCGTCCGGACCGGCCGAGACATCGCGTCAGCCGAGGCCCGTGTGGCCAGCAGGGCTGCGCACGATGCCGCGGGAAGCGGCCGGAGAGGTGCAGACACCGCTGCAGGGAGCATCGGCGGCGGACCTGAGGGTGGGAGATCGCACCTGGTGGCGGCACGCCAAGAGCGGGGAACCCGCCGAGCGGATCACGCACTACCACCTGATCGACGGTTCGGAGATCGTCGATGAGCTGTTGACGTATCGCGGTGAGGGAAAGGCGTTTCTATGA
- a CDS encoding NAD(P)/FAD-dependent oxidoreductase: MPKILIVGGGYAGFYTAWKLEKHLRKGEAEVTMVDPLPYMTYQPFLPEVAAGSIEARHAVVAHRRHLKRTNVITAKVTGIDHANKVATITPELGEPYEFAYDQIVVTAGAVSRTFPIPGIADNAIGLKTIEEAVAVRDRLMSNFDRAASLPAGPERDRLLTVVVVGGGFAGIEAFAELRSLASALVSKYPQLSFDDTHFHLIEAMGRIMPEVSLPTSEWVLKDLAKRGAFVHLDTQVTGAVDGNVELSTGEVIPTDLIVWTAGVMANPTVVRGGDLPVEERGRIATRADLRVGTAEAPVEGAWAAGDISAVPDLTGGGVGGYCVPNAQHAVRQAKLLAKNLVAVLRGEEPKEYFHKNLGAVAGLGLYNGVFQSGKIALKGFVAWIAHRGYHGLAMPSWERKFRVLWGWWNNLWLGRDLVNLQTVQNPRYVFEEFAARPRPAVTTETVKTVEAKPVEKAAAPVADKATKKPAAKAAAAKPATAKTAAAKPATAKAPAAKKPAAKKVAAK; this comes from the coding sequence GTGCCCAAGATTCTGATTGTCGGTGGCGGCTACGCGGGCTTCTACACGGCTTGGAAGCTCGAGAAGCACCTTCGCAAGGGTGAAGCGGAAGTCACGATGGTTGACCCGCTCCCGTACATGACGTACCAGCCCTTCCTGCCCGAGGTGGCCGCGGGGTCTATCGAGGCTCGCCACGCGGTCGTCGCACACCGTCGTCACCTCAAGCGCACCAACGTCATTACGGCGAAGGTCACCGGCATCGATCACGCCAACAAGGTGGCGACGATCACGCCCGAGCTCGGCGAGCCGTACGAGTTCGCGTACGACCAGATCGTCGTGACCGCCGGTGCTGTTTCCCGCACCTTCCCGATCCCGGGCATCGCAGACAACGCGATCGGTCTCAAGACGATCGAAGAGGCCGTCGCCGTGCGTGACCGTCTCATGTCGAACTTCGACCGCGCAGCGTCCCTGCCGGCCGGCCCCGAGCGCGACCGCCTGCTGACGGTCGTCGTCGTCGGTGGCGGTTTCGCGGGCATCGAGGCGTTCGCCGAGCTGCGCTCGCTCGCTTCGGCACTCGTGTCGAAGTACCCGCAGCTGAGCTTCGATGACACGCACTTCCACCTCATCGAGGCGATGGGGCGCATCATGCCCGAGGTGTCGCTGCCGACGAGCGAGTGGGTTCTCAAGGACCTCGCGAAGCGCGGCGCATTCGTGCACCTCGACACGCAGGTCACGGGAGCGGTCGACGGCAACGTCGAGCTCTCGACCGGCGAGGTCATCCCCACCGATCTCATCGTGTGGACCGCCGGTGTCATGGCGAACCCGACGGTCGTCCGCGGTGGCGACCTTCCCGTGGAAGAGCGTGGTCGCATCGCGACGCGCGCCGACCTGCGTGTCGGTACCGCTGAGGCTCCCGTCGAGGGTGCCTGGGCCGCGGGTGACATCTCGGCTGTTCCCGACCTCACCGGTGGCGGTGTCGGCGGCTACTGCGTTCCGAACGCTCAGCACGCGGTGCGCCAGGCCAAGCTCCTGGCGAAGAACCTCGTCGCCGTCCTTCGCGGTGAGGAGCCCAAGGAGTACTTCCACAAGAACCTCGGTGCTGTCGCAGGCCTCGGTCTCTACAACGGCGTCTTCCAGTCCGGCAAGATCGCGCTCAAGGGCTTCGTCGCCTGGATCGCACACCGCGGCTACCACGGCCTGGCGATGCCGTCGTGGGAGCGCAAGTTCCGCGTGCTGTGGGGCTGGTGGAACAACCTGTGGCTCGGCCGCGACCTCGTGAACCTGCAGACCGTGCAGAACCCGCGTTACGTCTTCGAGGAGTTCGCTGCGCGCCCGCGTCCGGCCGTCACCACCGAGACCGTGAAGACGGTCGAGGCGAAGCCGGTCGAGAAGGCTGCCGCTCCGGTCGCCGACAAGGCGACGAAGAAGCCGGCCGCCAAGGCCGCTGCGGCCAAGCCCGCGACGGCCAAGACCGCCGCTGCGAAGCCCGCGACCGCGAAGGCTCCGGCTGCGAAGAAGCCTGCGGCCAAGAAGGTCGCTGCGAAGTAG
- the ilvA gene encoding threonine ammonia-lyase, translating to MIPTLAEIEEAAKGLAPVISHTPVLPSHTLSDLLGSPVLLKMENLQRTGSFKVRGATHRLSRLTPEERARGVVAASAGNHAQGVALAAQMLGIPATIFMPLGVPVPKLLATRGYGAEVVLEGETVTTSLRLADEFAERTGAVLIHPFDHRDVVVGQATLGLELLEDAPDVDTIIMGIGGGGLIAGVAAAAKAAAARAGRTVRIIGVQAENAAAMPPSLAAGHPVDIVTRPTIADGILVARPGAVPFEIIQELVDEVVTVTDDDIARAILVLLEQSRVVVEPAGAVGVAAILAGKVKDTGTTLAVLSGGNIDPLLLQRVVSHGLAASGRYLTIRIPLPDRPGQLSRVSELVAEAGANVMEVMHTRHGQGLQISEVILQLSIETRGAEHSELTLETLRRAGYNPIVVPD from the coding sequence ATGATTCCCACGCTCGCCGAGATCGAAGAGGCAGCGAAAGGCCTCGCTCCAGTCATCTCGCACACCCCGGTGCTGCCCTCGCACACCCTGAGCGATCTGCTCGGGTCGCCCGTGCTTCTCAAGATGGAGAATCTGCAGCGCACGGGCTCCTTCAAGGTGCGTGGGGCGACGCACCGGCTCTCGCGTCTGACGCCGGAGGAGCGCGCACGCGGAGTTGTCGCAGCATCCGCCGGCAACCATGCGCAGGGTGTCGCTCTCGCGGCCCAGATGCTCGGAATCCCTGCAACGATCTTCATGCCGCTCGGGGTCCCCGTGCCGAAGCTCCTCGCGACGCGCGGCTACGGCGCTGAGGTCGTCCTCGAGGGTGAGACCGTGACGACGTCGCTGCGTCTCGCCGACGAGTTCGCTGAACGCACCGGCGCCGTGCTGATTCACCCCTTCGATCATCGCGACGTGGTCGTCGGTCAGGCGACGCTCGGACTCGAACTGCTCGAAGACGCACCCGACGTCGACACGATCATCATGGGAATCGGTGGGGGAGGCCTCATCGCCGGCGTCGCGGCCGCTGCGAAGGCTGCTGCCGCTCGCGCCGGACGCACCGTGCGCATCATCGGCGTGCAGGCCGAGAATGCGGCAGCGATGCCGCCGTCGCTTGCCGCAGGCCATCCGGTTGACATCGTGACGCGCCCGACGATCGCCGACGGCATCCTCGTCGCCCGCCCGGGCGCGGTGCCGTTCGAGATCATTCAGGAGCTCGTCGACGAGGTCGTCACCGTGACCGACGACGATATCGCCCGCGCCATCCTCGTGCTCCTCGAACAGTCACGCGTCGTGGTGGAGCCGGCCGGCGCCGTGGGCGTCGCAGCGATCCTCGCGGGCAAGGTGAAAGACACGGGCACCACCCTGGCGGTGCTCTCCGGCGGAAACATCGATCCGCTGCTGCTGCAGCGTGTGGTCTCGCACGGGCTCGCGGCATCCGGTCGTTACCTGACGATCCGCATCCCGCTTCCCGACCGCCCGGGGCAGCTCTCCCGAGTGTCGGAGCTTGTCGCCGAGGCCGGCGCGAATGTGATGGAAGTCATGCACACGCGTCACGGACAGGGGCTGCAGATCAGCGAGGTCATTCTGCAGCTCAGTATCGAAACACGCGGCGCAGAGCACTCGGAGCTCACGCTCGAGACCCTGCGCCGCGCGGGATACAACCCGATCGTCGTACCCGACTGA
- a CDS encoding LemA family protein: MEALIPVVVVVGVLVVLVAALGIYLWSTYNALVQLNVRVDEAWSGITVQLKRRADLIPNLIDTVKGYAAHEKAVFENVTRARAETLNAAGPAEAGVAEGHLQQAMRSLFAVAEAYPQLQASQNFLQLQHALVDTEDKIQASRRFYNGGVRELNTKIKVFPNNLFARRLGFTEREFFEVADAAAIAEPPRVQF; encoded by the coding sequence ATGGAGGCGCTCATTCCGGTAGTCGTCGTCGTCGGCGTTTTGGTAGTTTTGGTCGCCGCACTCGGGATCTACCTGTGGTCGACGTACAACGCACTCGTCCAGCTCAACGTGCGCGTTGACGAAGCATGGAGCGGCATCACGGTGCAGCTGAAGCGCCGTGCCGACCTCATCCCCAACCTCATCGACACCGTCAAGGGCTACGCGGCTCACGAGAAGGCCGTGTTCGAGAACGTCACCCGTGCGCGGGCAGAGACGCTCAACGCAGCAGGTCCCGCAGAGGCGGGCGTTGCTGAGGGGCACCTTCAGCAGGCGATGCGCAGCCTCTTCGCCGTCGCCGAAGCCTACCCGCAGCTCCAGGCGAGCCAGAACTTCCTGCAGTTGCAGCACGCGCTCGTCGACACCGAAGACAAGATCCAGGCTTCGCGTCGGTTCTACAACGGCGGCGTGCGCGAGCTCAACACCAAGATCAAGGTGTTCCCGAACAACCTGTTCGCACGACGCCTCGGCTTCACCGAGCGCGAGTTCTTCGAGGTCGCCGATGCGGCGGCGATCGCAGAGCCGCCTCGCGTGCAGTTCTGA
- a CDS encoding DUF4307 domain-containing protein, protein MTTSQHLDERYGRVRRGRLPWVIGGLLAVIAVVIGGWITVRSSIDAVDITDLGFHVADEHSVTIDFQIVAPHDRPVYCALEALDEEFGIVGWRIVEYSPSEARARAFTERIPTVAEATTGLVNTCWVA, encoded by the coding sequence GTGACGACCAGCCAGCACCTCGACGAGCGATACGGTCGCGTCCGCCGAGGACGCCTCCCCTGGGTGATCGGCGGCCTTCTCGCCGTGATCGCCGTCGTCATCGGCGGATGGATCACGGTGCGCAGCTCCATCGACGCCGTCGACATCACCGATCTCGGTTTCCACGTCGCCGATGAGCACAGTGTCACGATCGACTTCCAGATCGTCGCTCCGCACGACCGCCCCGTCTACTGCGCCCTGGAGGCGCTCGACGAGGAGTTCGGCATCGTCGGCTGGCGCATCGTCGAGTACTCCCCCTCCGAGGCGCGCGCCCGCGCCTTCACCGAGCGAATCCCCACCGTCGCCGAGGCGACGACGGGTTTGGTGAACACCTGCTGGGTCGCTTAG